Proteins from a genomic interval of Debaryomyces hansenii CBS767 chromosome E complete sequence:
- a CDS encoding DEHA2E08140p (uniprot|Q6VPR1 Debaryomyces hansenii GPD Sn-glycerol 3- phosphate dehydrogenase NAD+), with translation MTSTPFNIEKPFRVAIIGSGNWGTAVAKIVSENTAEKPEVFEKQVNMWVFEEEVDGQKLTEIINTKHENVKYLPEVKLPENLVANPDVVDTVKDADLLIFNIPHQFLPRVCKQLVGHVKPSARAISCLKGLEVGPEGCKLLSQSINDTLGVHCGVLSGANIANEVARERWSETTIAYNIPEDFRGKGRDIDEYVLKQLFHRTYFHVRVINDIIGASFAGALKNVVACAVGFVIGAGWGDNAKAAIMRIGIREIIHFASYYQKFGVKGPAPESTTFTEESAGVADLITTCSGGRNVKVARYMIENNVDAWEAEKIVLKGQSSQGILTAKEVHELLTNYNLSNEFPLFEATYRIIYENADVNEFPVILERD, from the coding sequence atgACTTCTACACcatttaatattgaaaaaccATTCAGAGTTGCCATCATTGGATCCGGTAACTGGGGTACTGCTGTTGCTAAGATCGTATCTGAAAACACGGCTGAAAAACCAGAAGTGTTCGAAAAGCAAGTGAACATGTGGgtttttgaagaagaagttgacGGACAAAAGTTGActgaaatcatcaacacCAAACACGAAAACGTTAAGTACTTGCCAGAAGTCAAGTTGCCGGAAAACTTGGTTGCAAACCCAGACGTTGTTGACACTGTCAAGGATGCAGacttattaattttcaacattCCACATCAATTCTTACCAAGAGTGTGTAAGCAATTGGTTGGCCATGTCAAGCCATCTGCCAGAGCCATCTCCTGTTTGAAGGGTTTGGAAGTTGGCCCAGAAGGTTGTAAGTTGTTATCGCAATCTATCAACGATACTTTAGGTGTCCACTGTGGTGTCTTATCTGGTGCCAACATTGCCAACGAAGTTGCCAGAGAAAGATGGTCTGAAACCACCATTGCCTACAACATTCCAGAAGATTTCAGAGGTAAGGGTAGAGATATCGACGAATACGTCTTAAAGCAATTATTCCACAGAACCTACTTCCATGTCAGAGTCATCAATGACATCATAGGTGCTTCTTTCGCTGGTGCTTTGAAGAATGTTGTTGCCTGTGCTGTTGGTTTCGTTATCGGTGCCGGCTGGGGTGACAACGCTAAGGCCGCTATCATGAGAATCGGTATCAGAGAAATCATCCACTTTGCCTCTTACTACCAAAAGTTCGGTGTCAAGGGTCCAGCTCCAGAATCCACTACTTTCACTGAGGAATCTGCCGGTGTCGCTGACTTAATCACCACTTGTTCCGGTGGTAGAAATGTCAAGGTTGCTAGATACATGATTGAAAACAACGTTGACGCTTGGGAAGCCGAAAAGATTGTCTTAAAGGGTCAATCTTCTCAAGGTATCTTAACTGCCAAGGAAGTCCACGAATTGTTAACCAACTACAACTTATCGAATGAATTCCCATTATTCGAAGCTACATACAGAATCATTTATGAAAATGCCGATGTCAACGAATTCCCAGTCATCTTAGAAAGAGATTAG
- a CDS encoding DEHA2E08162p (no similarity), with product MFCNFRSTSNGVCDLLGLEEGIESVAAIKEQYERKLEANKRLGTKGVCEGYCNYH from the coding sequence AtgttttgtaattttcGGAGTACACTGAACGGCGTATGTGATTTGCTAGGCCTAGAGGAGGGAATTGAGTCAGTAGCAGCTATAAAAGAGCAATACGAACGCAAATTGGAAGCAAATAAGCGATTGGGTACAAAGGGAGTCTGTGAGGGTTACTGTAATTACCACTAG
- a CDS encoding DEHA2E08184p (weakly similar to uniprot|O74211 Yarrowia lipolytica YALI0E06831g Peroxin Peroxisome biogenesis factor 20) has product MDAANCGPSNALQNLSKHTQRDNTLQNEIIRNQPQQGNGFRNQAIVDQRLNQDFQQFSNGQAFNQYQPEPVHQQFHQHHRQHNQAQHSQHHPQQGWVQDFSKMSINQQPRHQAGNIQNGKVQNDWHQQFMNQTSQHPAQNNVAYQPQHQMGGFRMNMRTNLSNSLYQTRGNVPEHKEMHKMEEENQIFDAQFDQMERELQHENMSNEQTAEVQMDGNEFEKEQFAKTAKQVQESMLKGENAETNAKFQNSNFLKLMSSISNRSVELSAEGDKLVSKQSGEDIRDNPEVVTSQTPTPVPVSQYDQYTNHIPMSQDDMPTQEPQTSHLPDPLAHIKKGSIEGDVSPFQAAQIVTGNQVKTSDWMEDDDWLDMTEDAPFPVMGGPQRMPPKHPRNNIMSDEWQEVYDDYKHDDDFN; this is encoded by the coding sequence ATGGATGCGGCCAACTGTGGACCATCCAACGCGCTACAAAATTTATCGAAGCATACCCAAAGGGACAATACATTACAGAATGAGATTATTAGAAATCAACCCCAACAGGGAAATGGATTCAGAAACCAAGCAATAGTGGACCAGAGACTAAACCAAGACTTCCAGCAGTTTAGTAATGGGCAGGCATTTAATCAGTATCAGCCAGAGCCTgttcatcaacaatttcatcagCATCATCGCCAGCATAACCAGGCTCAGCATAGTCAGCATCACCCTCAACAAGGATGGGTAcaagatttttcaaaaatgagTATAAATCAACAGCCAAGACACCAGGCTGGGAATATACAGAATGGAAAGGTACAGAATGATTGGCACCAGCAGTTTATGAACCAGACATCACAACATCCAGCACAGAATAACGTAGCATATCAACCACAGCATCAGATGGGGGGATTCCGGATGAACATGAGGACAAATTTATCGAATTCGTTATACCAGACTAGAGGAAATGTACCTGAGCATAAAGAGATGCATAAGATGGAAGAAGAGAACCAGATTTTCGATGCGCAGTTCGACCAGATGGAGAGAGAATTACAGCACGAGAATATGAGCAACGAGCAGACGGCAGAAGTGCAAATGGATGGAAATGAGTTCGAAAAGGAACAGTTTGCCAAAACGGCAAAACAGGTGCAAGAGTCGATGCTTAAAGGCGAAAACGCCGAAACGAATGCTAAATTCCAAAACTCgaatttcttgaagctAATGAGCTCAATTTCGAATCGATCAGTGGAATTGTCGGCCGAAGGAGACAAGTTGGTGAGTAAACAATCAGGCGAAGACATCAGGGATAACCCCGAAGTTGTCACGTCGCAGACACCGACCCCAGTGCCAGTATCGCAGTACGACCAATACACAAACCATATCCCCATGTCGCAAGACGACATGCCCACCCAGGAGCCACAAACACTGCACTTGCCCGACCCGTTAGCACACATTAAAAAAGGTTCGATTGAAGGAGATGTGAGTCCATTCCAGGCAGCGCAGATTGTGACTGGGAACCAGGTCAAGACATCTGATTGGAtggaagatgatgattgGCTTGACATGACGGAGGACGCACCCTTCCCGGTGATGGGAGGCCCTCAAAGAATGCCACCTAAACATCCtagaaataatatcatGTCGGACGAATGGCAAGAAGTATACGACGACTACAAGCACGATGACgattttaattaa
- a CDS encoding DEHA2E08206p (similar to uniprot|P36059 Saccharomyces cerevisiae YKL151C) yields MLKNKTQKELLQLCRTIIQPLAPNFHKGQSGKIAVIGGSEDYTGAPFFASHSSALLGADLSHIICEKMASPVLKSYSPDLMVHPYLYELQSPEMKEHLSKSEVDALLRLTVEDVVVKDQRQLDEIIEDVILPKIVGLLERIDIVVIGPGFGRDPLMLKTLVKIIEQLKVMNKPMILDADALYLLSIDPSLVKNYSKAIITPNVVEFDRLAKKLNVKFSINETDVSNLIESSINLSQKLGNVTVIQKNFKEIMVRDGEYLINELEGSNRRVGGQGDTLTGAIATFVNWSNNYNDGLWDPTSKKDKLSSEDSNLLACFAASSTVRLAASKAFAKYGRSMQTSNVHEFLGKAYDELFENDNYIKL; encoded by the coding sequence atgttgaaaaataagACTCAGAAGGAATTGCTACAATTATGCCGGACAATTATCCAGCCTTTGGCACCCAATTTCCACAAGGGACAATCGGGCAAAATAGCAGTCATTGGGGGTAGCGAAGACTATACCGGAGCACCATTCTTCGCTAGTCACTCGTCTGCATTATTAGGAGCGGATTTGAGCCATATTATATGCGAGAAGATGGCATCTCCGGTGTTGAAGCTGTATTCGCCAGACTTGATGGTGCACCCATATTTGTATGAGCTCCAGAGCCCAGAAATGAAGGAACATTTATCGAAGAGTGAAGTGGATGCATTGCTCAGGTTGACGGTAGAAGATGTGGTGGTCAAGGACCAACGCCAGTTGGATGAGATCATTGAAGATGTAATATTGCCGAAGATCGTTGGGTTGTTGGAGAGAATTGATATAGTTGTGATCGGGCCGGGGTTCGGCAGAGACCCGTTGATGTTGAAGACACTTGTCAAAATCATTGAGCAGCTCAAAGTGATGAATAAACCCATGATCTTGGATGCAGATGCGTTGTACTTGTTGTCGATCGACCCGCTGCTCGTGAAGAATTACTCCAAGGCAATCATTACCCCCAACGTGGTAGAATTTGACAGACttgcaaaaaaattgaacgTCAAGTTTTCCATCAACGAAACAGATGTCTCCAACTTAATAGAGTCCTCAATTAACTTGTCGCAAAAGTTAGGAAACGTTACCGTTATCCAAAAGAACTTCAAGGAAATCATGGTTCGCGACGGTGAGTATCTTATCAACGAACTTGAGGGGTCAAATAGACGAGTGGGTGGTCAAGGCGATACCCTAACAGGAGCCATTGCAACCTTTGTAAACTGGTCTAATAACTACAACGACGGATTATGGGATCCAACATCAAAAAAAGACAAATTATCGTCTGAAGATCTGAACTTGTTAGCATGTTTTGCGGCATCATCTACAGTGAGACTTGCGGCTTCTAAAGCCTTCGCTAAATATGGCAGATCCATGCAAACCTCGAACGTTCATGAGTTCCTCGGCAAGGCCTACGACGAATTATTCGAAAATGACAACTATATAAAGCTCTAA
- a CDS encoding DEHA2E08228p (similar to uniprot|P36060 Saccharomyces cerevisiae YKL150W MCR1 Mitochondrial NADH-cytochrome b5 reductase involved in ergosterol biosynthesis), producing the protein MSFTRQLTKNLTSFKVLAPFAAAVGSVGIAYQYSTSSIMNETGKTFTGNDEWIDLKLAKSWDTTHNTKHFVFELANQDDVSGLINASCLLTKFVTPKGNNVIRPYTPISDVDGKGSIEFVIKKYDGGKMSSHIHDLKPNDTLAFKGPVVKWKWEPNQYKSIALIGGGTGITPLYQLMHEITKNPEDKTKVNLFYGNLTEKDILIKKELDTIAEKHKDQVNVVYFLDKAPENWNGETGYISKEFLQSKLPGPGKDNKVFVCGPPGLYKALSGPKKSPTDQGEVEGALADLGYTKENVFKF; encoded by the coding sequence ATGTCATTTACTCGTCAATTAACTAAGAATTTAACTAGTTTTAAGGTATTAGCACCATTCGCTGCTGCGGTGGGAAGCGTCGGAATAGCATACCAATATTCAACATCTTCTATTATGAATGAAACAGGAAAGACTTTCACTGGTAATGACGAATGGATTGACTTGAAGTTAGCTAAGAGTTGGGATACCACTCATAACACTAAACATTTTGTTTTCGAGTTGGCCAACCAGGATGATGTTTCCGGATTGATCAATGCTTCGTGTTTATTAACCAAGTTTGTTACACCAAAGGGTAACAATGTTATCAGACCATACACTCCAATTTCTGATGTTGATGGTAAGGGTTCTATTGAATTTGTCATCAAGAAGTACGATGGAGGTAAGATGTCTAGCCACATCCATGACTTGAAGCCAAACGACACTTTGGCATTCAAGGGACCAGTTGTCAAGTGGAAGTGGGAACCAAATCAATACAAGTCGATTGCTTTGATCGGTGGTGGTACCGGTATCACTCCATTGTACCAATTGATGCACGAAATTACCAAGAACCCTGAAGACAAGACCAAGGTCAACTTATTCTACGGTAACCTTACCGAAaaagatattttgattaagaaagaattagatACTATTGCTGAAAAGCACAAGGACCAAGTCAACGTTGTTTATTTCCTCGACAAGGCTCCTGAAAACTGGAACGGCGAAACCGGTTACATTTCTAAGGAATTCTTACAATCTAAATTGCCAGGTCCAGGTAAGGACAACAAGGTTTTCGTCTGTGGTCCACCGGGCTTGTACAAGGCTCTTTCTGGTCCTAAGAAGTCTCCAACTGACCAAGGTGAAGTTGAAGGTGCCTTAGCTGACTTAGGTTACACCAAGGAAAATGTCTTCAAGTTCTAG
- a CDS encoding DEHA2E08250p (weakly similar to uniprot|P24309 Saccharomyces cerevisiae YKL149C DBR1 RNA lariat debranching enzyme involved in intron turnover) produces MQSTRTLRIAVEGCCHGELDKIYQALPDKLDLLLICGDFQAIRNMVDLKTMSVPEKYKKLGDFHDYYSGVKVAPVLTIFIGGNHESSSYLKELKYGGWVAPNIYYLGEFGCVWFKGLQIGGISGIYNQRSFYDSIRSDNKDEKLPYNPHTIRSIYQVKAKNYLKMYLMDHHRLDIVLSHDWPQHIEKKGNLGKLLKEKHFFKADINNGTLGSPLNNVLLDRLKPRYWFASHLHVRFQALVKHSAKRSNNEVSDSVSKKSKSNIDESNDNKQNNEKIELEMDDDTDTNKLELNMDEVENNEAIKLDMDDNSSNEETKLGIDNRSNTEEIKLNMDDFDSTPSTSDQLQPKVDNEVLETHFLALDKCLPRRKFLEIMEIEVPDENISHPSYSQDNKASLDLKTQQPSLYYDKRSIAINKVIESFIDGNLKIWNSIHQGDFYNFIHKQFDLHNELRDEIDFELNKLSNLPSDALQIDPNSFQVIAPTSNGERIPLKYWENNQTTEYCSKFQVPYNKL; encoded by the coding sequence ATGCAATCAACCAGGACTTTAAGAATTGCAGTTGAAGGGTGCTGTCATGGAGAGTTGGacaaaatatatcaagCTCTACCCGATAAGCTTGACCTTTTGCTCATATGTGGTGATTTTCAAGCAATCAGAAATATGGTAGATTTAAAAACTATGTCGGTTccagaaaaatataagaaattgGGAGATTTCCATGATTACTATTCAGGGGTAAAGGTTGCTCCTGTGCTAACAATATTTATTGGAGGTAATCATGAAAGCTCTTCCTAtttgaaggaattgaaatatggtGGATGGGTAGCCcctaatatatattacCTTGGTGAGTTTGGGTGTGTTTGGTTCAAGGGCCTACAAATTGGTGGAATCAGTGGTATTTATAATCAAAGATCTTTCTATGACTCTATTAGAAGTGATAATAAGGACGAAAAGTTACCATATAATCCACATACTATTCGTTCCATATATCAAGTGAAAgcgaagaattatttaaagatgTATTTAATGGACCACCACAGATTAGATATAGTATTGAGTCATGATTGGCCCCAGCATATTGAGAAGAAGGGCAATTTGGGAAAGTTGCTTAAAGAAAAACACTTTTTCAAAGCCGACATCAATAATGGTACCTTGGGCAGTCCATTGAATAATGTATTGCTAGATCGCCTAAAGCCTAGGTATTGGTTCGCATCACATCTTCATGTTAGGTTCCAAGCATTAGTGAAACATTCCGCTAAAAGAAGCAACAATGAGGTCTCTGATTCAGTATCGAAGAAAAGCAAATCCAATATCGATGAGCTGAACgataataaacaaaataatgagAAGATTGAATTAGAGATGGACGATGATACAGATACCAATAAGCTAGAATTAAATATGGATGAAGtggaaaataatgaagcaATAAAGCTCGATATGGATGACAATCTGAGCAATGAAGAAACGAAACTTGGCATTGATAATAGGCTGAATACTGAAGAgatcaaattgaatatggACGATTTCGATCTGACACCTTCGACATCCGACCAACTACAACCGAAAGTAGATAATGAAGTACTTGAAACTCACTTTCTTGCACTCGATAAGTGTTTACCTCGAAGAAAGTTTCTTGAGATTATGGAGATAGAAGTACctgatgaaaatatcagCCATCCGTCTTATAGTCAAGATAATAAGGCATCTTTAGATTTGAAGACGCAGCAACCACTGCTTTATTATGACAAGAGATCCATTGCGATTAATAAAGTCATCGAATCGTTCATTGACGGTAATTTAAAGATATGGAACTCTATTCACCAAGGCGATTTCTACAATTTTATACACAAGCAATTTGACTTGCACAACGAATTAAGGGATgagattgattttgaattaaataaattaagcAATTTGCCCAGCGATGCGTTGCAGATAGATCCAAACTCGTTCCAGGTCATTGCACCTACCAGCAACGGAGAAAGGATTCCATTGAAGTATTGGGAAAACAACCAGACTACAGAATACtgttcaaaatttcaagtaCCTTATAATAAGCTATAG
- a CDS encoding DEHA2E08294p (weakly similar to uniprot|P53270 Saccharomyces cerevisiae YGR117C), translating into MNIETHIAQFLKENNYPETLKAFEREYGKPFSVSPNESLQSIIEDRYNYKALNAQTKDLELSTPLNDELNAILNNQVNEWAVPYPKDPKLVTDSIDGLVISSCLVFNENTPILFLGTSKTKLYVINLSSNEVLLESTGFIGKCVIKNITIASDNKLVLSGMNGKLHLCEYSYGETFEIKSIDELQAHPRLIVDTKSIQFNNDTYVFTLGWDFTLKVFTVRDRFTPITQYKLSTQGTSFDVTVFADKITLVVGLNETTLLSVFHLIETDLVLSYKISLNDAQFTLSTFSPRCISIQSLPSGVPLIAVATSHEPYMRLIIVPLKDSTAKGSVPIERDQILKNLSTLSPQDKYSQPIIRWKSSSNSKNNGVWVVGEDGTIRGIDLIQERVITNYQKHDGRIKSFTLAGDRLITCGTDKLVYQWV; encoded by the coding sequence ATGAACATTGAAACACATATTGCGCAATTCTTGAAGGAGAATAATTACCCAGAAACGTTAAAGGCATTTGAACGAGAATATGGGAAACCATTCTCTGTTTCACCTAATGAATCATTGCAGAGTATAATTGAAGACAGATATAATTACAAAGCACTAAACGCTCAAACTaaagatttggaattgaGTACACCTCTTAATGACGAATTGAATGCTATTCTAAATAATCAGGTTAATGAATGGGCAGTACCATACCCAAAGGATCCCAAATTAGTAACTGATTCAATTGATGGTCTTGTCATCTCATCTTGCTTGGTATTCAACGAAAATACCCCAATTCTATTCCTTGGTACTTCAAAGACAAAACTATATGTAATCAACTTACTGTCGAATGAAGTTCTTCTAGAATCGACCGGTTTTATTGGAAAGTGtgttatcaaaaatataacCATTGCATCCGACAATAAGCTAGTGCTCCTGGGTATGAACGGAAAACTACATTTATGTGAATACAGCTACGGAGAaacatttgaaataaaatcaattgatgaaCTACAGGCCCATCCCAGACTTATTGTCGATACCAAGAGTATCCAGTTCAACAACGACACCTACGTGTTCACTCTAGGATGGGATTTCACCTTGAAGGTCTTCACTGTCCGAGACAGATTTACTCCTATCACCCAGTACAAACTATCTACCCAAGGAACCAGCTTCGATGTCACTGTATTTGCCGATAAGATCACTCTCGTGGTCGGTCTCAACGAAACTACTTTGTTGAGTGTGTTCCACCTCATCGAAACCGACTTAGTGCTACTGTACAAAATCTCGCTCAACGATGCCCAATTTACCCTATCAACATTTTCTCCTCGCTGTATATCGATACAATCACTCCCTCTGGGGGTCCCATTAATTGCTGTGGCAACTTCTCATGAACCATATATGAGATTAATAATAGTTCCACTAAAAGATTCCACGGCTAAGGGTTCCGTTCCGATAGAGCGAGAtcaaatcttgaaaaatttatccACCCTCTCTCCTCAAGATAAATATTCCCAACCCATAATCCGTTGGAAGCTGTCTTCGAACCTGAAGAACAATGGTGTTTGGGTTGTGGGTGAGGATGGAACCATCAGAGGTATCGACCTCATACAAGAAAGGGTAATTACAAACTACCAAAAACATGATGGAAGAATAAAGTCCTTTACCCTAGCTGGTGATAGACTCATAACCTGTGGAACGGATAAGCTTGTGTATCAATGGGTATAA
- a CDS encoding DEHA2E08316p (similar to uniprot|Q06497 Saccharomyces cerevisiae YPR128C ANT1 Peroxisomal adenine nucleotide transporter involved in beta-oxidation of medium-chain fatty acid required for peroxisome proliferation), translating into MSLTPLEKAASGALASAFANSLVYPLDLSKTLIQTQVKKHDKEVLGGEPSTPEDSQTLKNTKDGEVKYKNTLDVLRKIYAKKGVLGWYHGLASSILGTTAQNFSYFYWYTIVKRVYANLYKHIPNHKPTTATELFLGALAACISQLFTMPIGVITTQQQTDKTHKNLYQLFREILDQDGICGLWRGLRVSMVLCINPSITYGSYERLKQILYNSKEFLGPLESFSIGVLAKSMATIVTQPLIVSKAMLQKKAHKKQTPTGDKEAYGNEEEDDEEDIKFDAFTHALAHLWKTEKFRGLYKGVAPQLLKGVFVQGLLFMFKDQIDLFFLFLLKLIKTKKIISR; encoded by the coding sequence ATGTCACTTACTCCACTTGAAAAAGCTGCTAGTGGTGCGTTAGCATCAGCATTCGCTAATAGTTTGGTCTATCCATTAGATCTCAGTAAGACGTTGATTCAGACACAAGTGAAGAAACATGATAAGGAAGTCCTCGGGGGCGAACCATCGACGCCAGAAGACAGTCAAACATTGAAAAACACCAAGGACGGTGAAGTAAAGTACAAGAATACCCTCGATGTTTTGCGCAAGATCTATGCTAAGAAGGGAGTTTTAGGATGGTATCACGGGCTTGCGTCGTCAATATTAGGGACCACAGCGCAAAACTTTTCGTACTTCTACTGGTACACGATTGTCAAACGTGTTTACGCTAATCTTTACAAGCATATACCCAACCACAAGCCTACCACTGCCACCGAGTTGTTCTTGGGTGCTTTGGCCGCGTGTATATCACAACTTTTCACAATGCCAATCGGGGTTATCACCACGCAACAGCAGACTGATAAGACCCACAAGAACTTGTACCAATTGTTCAGGGAAATCTTGGATCAGGACGGTATCTGTGGATTGTGGAGAGGTTTAAGGGTATCGATGGTTTTGTGTATCAACCCATCAATTACCTACGGATCGTACGAAAGATTGAAGCAGATCTTGTATAACAGCAAGGAGTTCTTGGGACCATTGGAAAGTTTCTCCATTGGGGTTTTGGCCAAGTCCATGGCCACGATAGTGACGCAGCCATTGATCGTATCGAAGGCCATGTTACAAAAGAAGGCGCACAAGAAACAAACACCTACTGGTGACAAGGAAGCGTATGGAAACGAAgaggaagatgatgaagaagacatCAAATTCGATGCCTTCACGCATGCGTTGGCCCACTTGTGgaaaactgaaaaattcagaGGCTTATACAAGGGCGTAGCTCCACAGTTGCTAAAGGGTGTTTTCGTACAAGGTTTATTGTTCATGTTCAAGGACCAAATCGACttgtttttcttgttcttgttgaaGCTAATCAAGACCAAAAAGATAATCTCCCGTTAG
- a CDS encoding 40S ribosomal protein S23 (highly similar to uniprot|P32827 Saccharomyces cerevisiae YPR132W RPS23B Ribosomal protein 28 (rp28) of the small (40S) ribosomal subunit required for translational accuracy), producing the protein MGNSKPRGLNSARKLRVHRRNNRWADQAYKSRLLGTAFKSSPFGGSSHAKGIVLEKIGIESKQPNSAIRKCVRVQLIKNGKRVTAFVPNDGCLNFVDENDEVLLAGFGRRGKAKGDIPGVRFKVVKVSGVSLLALWKEKKEKPRS; encoded by the coding sequence ATGGGTAATAGTAAACCAAGAGGTCTTAACTCTGCTAGAAAATTAAGAGTTCACCGTCGTAACAACAGATGGGCTGATCAAGCTTATAAGTCTAGATTATTAGGTACAGCTTTCAAGTCTTCTCCATTCGGTGGTTCTTCCCACGCCAAGGGTATTGTCTTAGAAAAGATCGGTATTGAATCCAAGCAACCAAACTCTGCTATTAGAAAGTGTGTCAGAGTCcaattaatcaaaaacGGTAAGAGAGTCACTGCTTTCGTTCCAAATGATGGTTGTTTAAACTTCGTCGATGAAAATGACGAAGTCTTATTAGCCGGTTTCGGTAGAAGAGGTAAGGCTAAGGGTGATATTCCAGGTGTTAGATTCAAGGTTGTTAAAGTTTCTGGTGTCTCTTTATTAGCTTTATGgaaggaaaagaaagaaaagccAAGATCATAG
- a CDS encoding DEHA2E08360p (similar to uniprot|Q06505 Saccharomyces cerevisiae YPR133C IWS1 Protein that interacts with Spt6p and copurifies with Spt5p and RNA polymerase II probable transcriptional elongation factor) — MSDKEGETALYNDREEEARQFFSDSAEPQSQGGSNELAVNENEDNNNDEVEDDADENIYSIQAHKITGDEENNREVTMKKNVRKAKKYDEFKNERDEQGFVPMGENPEYGGMDYSNEDPQARKRRLLEEKMESAIKSKTSRRRRADEDDLERMQDDRIDFLKDQMIKAANLDVEKNSQGQIATEKLKLLNEVVDILSKADLAISILDNNLLEAVRLWLEPLPDASMPAYQIQKELIHSLTVLPIKTDHLIASGIGKVLVYYQRSKRTEANLKKVVDRLIGDWTRPILNKSDSYKDRTIQFNEYNKNRFTNQLSSARRSKPKEAKSLYEESAERRKRAAIPAARTTAYKIAPKVDPSLLRRQQLNSNGNNDERFKRINQKLTSMNFKKKSSKKSGPSIEGRNLTI; from the coding sequence ATGTCAGACAAAGAGGGAGAAACCGCTTTGTATAACGACAGGGAGGAAGAGGCCAGACAATTTTTTAGTGATTCCGCGGAACCACAATCACAGGGGGGATCAAATGAGTTGGCGGTGAATGAAAACGAAGACAACAACAATGACGAGGTCGAAGACGATGCAGATGAAAACATTTACTCTATACAAGCACACAAGATAACAGGGGACGAGGAAAATAATAGGGAAGTGACCATGAAGAAAAACGTTAGAAAGGCCAAAAAATACgatgaatttaaaaatgaaagagATGAACAGGGATTCGTTCCAATGGGAGAAAATCCAGAATATGGAGGCATGGATTATAGTAATGAAGACCCACAAGCAAGAAAGAGAAGGCTTTTGGAAGAAAAGATGGAATCTGCGATCAAGAGTAAGACGTCAAGACGTCGTAGGGCCGATGAGGACGATTTAGAGAGAATGCAAGATGACAGAATtgattttttgaaagaCCAAATGATCAAGGCCGCCAACTTGGACGTGGAAAAGAATTCGCAGGGACAGATTGCcactgaaaaattgaaattgttgaatgaAGTGGTGGATATTTTGTCCAAGGCTGACTTAGCTATTTCCATCTTGGATAACAACTTATTGGAGGCAGTTAGATTATGGTTAGAGCCATTACCCGATGCATCAATGCCTGCgtatcaaattcaaaaagaattaattcaCTCGTTGACCGTTTTGCCTATTAAGACAGACCATTTGATTGCATCAGGCATAGGAAAGGTTTTGGTATACTATCAAAGATCGAAGAGAACAGAAGCCAACTTAAAGAAGGTGGTAGACAGATTAATTGGGGATTGGACCAGACCTATTTTAAACAAATCAGACTCATACAAGGATCGTACCATCCAATTCAACGAATACAATAAGAACAGATTCACCAACCAGTTATCATCAGCACGTCGTAGTAAACCAAAGGAAGCTAAGTCTTTATACGAAGAAAGTGCtgagagaagaaagagagCAGCCATTCCAGCTGCTAGAACCACTGCTTATAAGATCGCACCAAAGGTCGATCCAAGCTTGTTAAGAAGACAGCAATTAAACTCCAATGGTAACAACGATGAAAGATTCAAGAGAATCAACCAGAAATTAACTCTGATGAACTTCAAAAAGAAGTCATCTAAAAAGTCAGGGCCTTCCATTGAAGGAAGGAACTTGACCATTTAA